A genomic stretch from Bradyrhizobium quebecense includes:
- a CDS encoding aromatic ring-hydroxylating oxygenase subunit alpha, with protein MARPNDFVTTHIGRHPILVMRSAEGKVGAFLNTCRHRGTIVCPFKQGRQKFHVCRYHGWAYDSSGRNISVTEEASGQYPPSFSNRNHDLLPVARLGSYRGFLFASLSADVPQLEDFLGDTRAFLDLIIDQSDSGEVEFVPGASTYTFDANWKLQFENGLDYYHFATTHSSYVDILKKRNATAGPDAGFTVEPEGEQEGQGSFSFDYGHAVNWSIKRTQLYGRPLGMDPARLDAVRQRVGSTRAKWMLRQRNLTIFPNLQVIDILSAQVRTWRPLAPDKTEMVSHCLAPVGESAAARTLRIRNYEDFFNASGLASSDDNVMYEFCQTGYDATSAAPTQGYLRGVAEVGHGESAHTRELGITASEWSFGPASFGGETNFHPGYREWRRLLQHAAGETV; from the coding sequence ATCGCCCGGCCCAACGACTTCGTCACCACCCATATCGGCCGGCATCCGATTCTCGTGATGCGGAGCGCCGAAGGCAAAGTCGGCGCATTCCTCAACACCTGCCGACATCGCGGAACGATCGTCTGCCCCTTCAAGCAGGGCCGGCAGAAATTCCATGTCTGCCGCTATCATGGCTGGGCCTACGACTCGAGCGGCCGCAACATCTCGGTGACGGAGGAAGCGAGCGGGCAGTATCCGCCGTCGTTCTCGAACCGGAATCACGACCTTCTCCCGGTCGCCCGGCTTGGCTCGTATCGCGGATTCCTGTTCGCAAGCCTCTCGGCCGACGTTCCACAACTGGAAGATTTTCTCGGCGACACCCGCGCCTTTCTCGACCTCATCATCGATCAGAGCGACAGCGGTGAGGTCGAGTTCGTGCCGGGTGCCAGCACCTACACATTCGATGCAAACTGGAAGCTGCAGTTCGAAAACGGCCTCGACTACTACCATTTCGCGACCACCCATAGCTCCTACGTCGACATCCTGAAGAAGCGCAACGCCACAGCCGGACCGGACGCCGGTTTCACGGTTGAGCCGGAAGGCGAACAGGAAGGGCAAGGCAGCTTCAGCTTCGACTATGGCCATGCCGTCAACTGGTCGATCAAGCGCACGCAACTGTACGGTCGTCCGCTCGGCATGGACCCCGCGCGTCTCGATGCCGTGCGGCAGCGGGTCGGCAGCACCCGCGCCAAGTGGATGCTTCGGCAACGCAACCTCACGATCTTTCCGAACCTCCAGGTCATCGACATCCTGTCCGCGCAGGTGCGAACCTGGCGGCCGCTGGCGCCGGACAAGACCGAGATGGTGTCGCATTGTCTCGCGCCGGTCGGCGAAAGTGCCGCCGCGCGCACGCTTCGGATTCGCAATTACGAAGACTTCTTCAACGCCTCCGGGCTCGCGAGCTCGGACGATAACGTCATGTATGAATTCTGCCAGACCGGCTACGACGCGACATCAGCCGCGCCCACGCAAGGATATCTGCGCGGCGTTGCGGAGGTCGGCCACGGCGAGAGCGCGCATACCCGCGAGCTCGGCATCACGGCGTCCGAATGGTCGTTCGGCCCCGCCAGCTTCGGCGGCGAGACGAATTTCCACCCGGGCTATCGTGAGTGGCGCAGGCTGTTGCAGCACGCCGCCGGGGAGACAGTGTGA
- a CDS encoding aromatic-ring-hydroxylating dioxygenase subunit beta encodes MAESAIKHTDVHAVAAATIFREARLLDSGEWADWVAMYSEDAVYWVPAWLDEYTTTDDPNTQVSLLYHDARRGLEERIARIESRKSITALPLPRTVHQISNLDASETGPDEITCQSVFSVHVYDPRVAKEHLRHGRYQHTLRRQGETWKIARKVITLVNDRVPTALDFYSI; translated from the coding sequence ATGGCTGAAAGCGCAATCAAACATACGGATGTGCACGCGGTCGCCGCCGCGACCATCTTCCGCGAGGCCCGCCTGCTCGACAGCGGCGAATGGGCCGATTGGGTCGCGATGTACAGCGAGGATGCTGTCTATTGGGTGCCGGCATGGCTCGACGAATACACCACCACCGATGATCCCAATACACAGGTCTCGCTGCTCTACCACGATGCACGGCGCGGGCTGGAAGAGCGGATCGCGCGCATCGAATCGCGCAAATCGATCACCGCGTTGCCGCTGCCGCGCACGGTGCACCAGATCTCGAACCTGGACGCGTCCGAAACCGGACCTGACGAGATCACCTGCCAGTCGGTGTTCTCGGTGCACGTTTACGACCCGCGCGTCGCCAAGGAGCATCTGCGCCACGGGCGCTATCAGCACACGCTGCGGCGTCAAGGCGAGACCTGGAAGATCGCACGCAAGGTCATCACGCTGGTCAATGACCGCGTCCCGACCGCGCTCGATTTCTACAGCATTTGA
- a CDS encoding non-heme iron oxygenase ferredoxin subunit encodes MTDQGTWHEAAALGALNEGEPHGIEIAGHHIALYRVGNEYYATSNICTHAEALLSDGILDGCEIECPLHMGRFDIRTGEALTSPVEIDIRTYPVRVAGDRLEVCLSA; translated from the coding sequence ATGACGGATCAGGGAACCTGGCACGAAGCTGCCGCACTTGGCGCGCTGAACGAAGGCGAGCCCCACGGCATCGAGATCGCCGGCCACCACATCGCGCTCTATCGCGTCGGCAATGAGTACTACGCCACCAGCAATATCTGCACCCATGCGGAGGCGCTGCTGTCCGACGGCATCCTGGACGGCTGCGAGATCGAATGCCCGCTACATATGGGCCGCTTCGACATCCGAACCGGCGAGGCGCTGACCAGTCCGGTCGAGATCGACATCCGGACCTATCCCGTGCGCGTGGCAGGCGATCGGCTGGAAGTCTGCCTGTCCGCATAA
- a CDS encoding MFS transporter, with the protein MTEVVLDKAASATADPEIERITIRKVALRLMWFVMAMYFLAILDRGNISFAALQMNKELGLNAEMFGIAVGIMYFTYSIFEIPSNLILSKYGARVTLTRIAILWGIATVLMAFTQGPLSLYAFRGFLGFAESGLFPGVMLLLSLWFPFSYRARYNAMFNYAVPISYIFASLISGAILELNGTLGISGWKWLFILEGVPPIILGIVGIFYLTDRPQQASWLSTAQRNWLTGALERDAKATGVVHAEGVLRTITKPMVLLFGLCNFGLFCGLASLFPWLPQIIKSFGLPNSQVGFVTAIPPIAGLIGMIALSRHSDHIGERFYYAATTFVIAAAGFAIAAFSTSPAWIIIGFMVANVGVYGTQAVFWTIPQSYMSRQSAPGAIGLVGMIGSIGGATIPIVIGRAKDASGSFTTGFLVVTGVLLVAAVLVLIARTQLVKE; encoded by the coding sequence ATGACCGAAGTCGTGTTGGACAAGGCGGCGAGTGCGACCGCCGACCCGGAGATCGAACGCATCACCATCCGCAAGGTCGCGCTGCGCCTGATGTGGTTCGTGATGGCGATGTACTTCCTCGCCATTCTCGATCGCGGAAACATCTCCTTTGCCGCACTGCAGATGAACAAGGAGCTCGGCCTCAACGCCGAGATGTTCGGCATCGCGGTCGGAATCATGTACTTCACCTATTCCATCTTCGAGATCCCCAGCAATCTCATCCTCAGCAAATACGGCGCGCGCGTCACGCTGACGCGGATCGCGATCCTGTGGGGCATTGCCACCGTGCTGATGGCCTTCACCCAGGGCCCGCTGAGCCTCTATGCTTTCCGCGGCTTCCTGGGCTTTGCCGAGTCCGGCCTGTTTCCCGGCGTTATGCTGCTGCTGAGTCTCTGGTTTCCGTTCAGCTACCGCGCCCGCTACAACGCGATGTTCAATTATGCCGTGCCGATCTCCTATATCTTCGCCTCGTTGATCTCCGGCGCCATCCTCGAGCTGAACGGAACGCTCGGCATTTCGGGCTGGAAGTGGCTGTTCATTCTCGAAGGCGTGCCGCCCATCATCCTGGGGATCGTCGGCATCTTCTATCTGACCGACCGCCCGCAGCAGGCGAGCTGGCTGTCGACGGCGCAGCGCAACTGGCTGACCGGCGCGCTGGAGCGCGACGCCAAGGCAACCGGGGTGGTGCATGCCGAGGGCGTGCTCAGGACCATCACCAAGCCGATGGTGCTGCTGTTCGGCTTGTGCAATTTCGGTCTGTTTTGCGGGCTGGCGTCGCTGTTCCCCTGGCTGCCGCAAATCATCAAGTCGTTCGGCCTGCCGAATTCGCAGGTCGGCTTCGTCACCGCGATCCCGCCGATCGCCGGCCTGATCGGCATGATTGCACTGTCGCGGCACTCCGATCATATCGGTGAGCGCTTCTACTATGCCGCGACGACCTTCGTGATCGCCGCAGCCGGCTTCGCGATCGCGGCCTTTTCCACATCGCCGGCGTGGATCATCATCGGATTCATGGTTGCCAATGTCGGCGTCTATGGTACGCAGGCCGTGTTCTGGACTATTCCGCAGTCCTACATGTCGCGGCAGAGTGCGCCGGGAGCGATCGGCCTCGTCGGCATGATCGGCAGCATCGGAGGCGCGACGATCCCGATCGTGATCGGACGCGCCAAGGACGCTTCGGGCAGCTTCACCACCGGTTTCCTCGTGGTCACAGGCGTTCTCCTCGTCGCGGCGGTCCTGGTCTTGATCGCGCGCACACAACTCGTGAAAGAATGA
- a CDS encoding MarR family winged helix-turn-helix transcriptional regulator, with amino-acid sequence MPTVLSSLVAKLRANANAFFPQAYGVSLAEWRVLSFLREHEPASAYDIWTNAQLDKAVVSRETTSLKKKGLIALTPVRGSARNRSEIRLTSQGVALLDRSLDEILRRHSNLTAGLDARTLDTFFRVVDHIEHRIPHMADPSEHAAPAHAPVKRIAKRRSPSGA; translated from the coding sequence GTGCCGACGGTGCTGTCGAGCCTCGTCGCCAAGTTGCGCGCGAATGCCAATGCGTTCTTCCCGCAAGCCTACGGCGTCTCGCTCGCGGAATGGCGAGTGCTGTCCTTTCTCAGGGAACATGAGCCCGCCAGCGCCTACGACATCTGGACCAACGCGCAACTGGACAAGGCCGTCGTCAGCCGCGAGACGACGTCGCTGAAGAAAAAGGGGCTGATCGCCTTGACGCCGGTCAGGGGCAGTGCCCGGAACCGGAGCGAGATCCGCCTCACGTCCCAGGGCGTGGCGCTGCTTGACCGCAGCCTGGACGAAATCCTGCGCCGGCACAGCAACCTCACGGCCGGCCTCGATGCCAGGACGCTGGACACCTTCTTCCGTGTCGTTGATCACATCGAGCACCGCATTCCTCACATGGCCGATCCGTCCGAACATGCCGCGCCGGCCCATGCGCCGGTCAAGCGGATTGCGAAACGGAGATCGCCGAGCGGCGCCTGA
- a CDS encoding AraC family transcriptional regulator produces MGQHLTVHSGELDGFEGLHDAVKGSHVEVMQLERGKLRGTLSHVGIGDFSLSIGAFNVGVRTQRTSADDKLIIGMLLDATDRVTHWAFDMQPADVLVIPPSVEHDGVFHKASSYAAIRFDMADLPDIFGGEPRLADAETWSVKNHFRADRTIGMSAADRLPQIIAHLARYPDALSEASAEFWKRAIIDCVTATVVTSMPPDGTSYLPSAMKLVRDVEDYLHAAGARPVHVSEICTELRLSRRSLHRAFHEVFGVGPVTFLRYKRLCMIRSILRESTPEQTTVSKVAIEQGFIELGRFSQYYRAMFGEYPSQTLGYAG; encoded by the coding sequence ATGGGCCAGCACCTGACGGTTCACAGCGGCGAGCTTGACGGCTTCGAGGGACTCCACGACGCCGTCAAAGGCTCGCATGTCGAGGTCATGCAGCTTGAGCGCGGCAAGCTGCGCGGGACGTTGTCCCATGTCGGGATCGGCGATTTTTCGCTCAGCATCGGCGCATTCAACGTCGGGGTCCGCACCCAGCGTACTTCGGCCGATGACAAGCTGATCATCGGAATGCTGCTGGACGCCACGGATCGCGTCACACATTGGGCATTCGACATGCAGCCGGCCGACGTGCTGGTGATCCCTCCCTCGGTCGAGCATGACGGCGTCTTTCACAAGGCCTCGTCCTATGCCGCCATTCGCTTCGACATGGCCGATCTGCCCGACATATTCGGCGGCGAGCCGCGGCTCGCCGATGCCGAAACATGGAGCGTCAAGAACCATTTTCGCGCTGACCGCACGATCGGCATGAGCGCGGCGGACAGGCTGCCGCAAATCATCGCGCATCTCGCGCGGTATCCGGACGCCTTGTCGGAGGCGTCGGCCGAATTCTGGAAACGTGCGATCATCGACTGCGTGACCGCGACGGTCGTCACGTCGATGCCGCCTGACGGAACCAGCTATCTGCCGTCGGCGATGAAGCTGGTGCGCGACGTCGAGGACTATCTGCATGCCGCAGGTGCTCGCCCGGTCCATGTCTCGGAAATCTGCACCGAGCTTCGGCTGTCGCGACGCAGCCTGCACCGCGCCTTCCACGAGGTGTTCGGCGTCGGCCCGGTGACGTTCCTGCGCTACAAGCGGCTCTGCATGATCCGTTCGATCCTGCGCGAAAGCACGCCGGAGCAGACCACCGTTTCCAAGGTCGCGATCGAACAGGGCTTCATCGAGCTCGGGCGCTTCTCGCAATACTACCGCGCTATGTTCGGGGAGTACCCGTCGCAGACGCTCGGCTACGCCGGTTAG
- a CDS encoding DUF2066 domain-containing protein gives MAALLETKRNPIAAFARGVVRVLLAAALIWCSGAMAGADGSLYRAQTVVTGQGEPNRIIGFGACLEDVLIKVSGQPMLASDRRLAAYKAKAREFVSSFDYHDQYAGKPHHDEQGTRDRPYDLTVAFDQNKIDGLLAKLGLKPWRSQRPALGVFVEMLHGPKDFIVTSEGTQSDLQRDALAAAAGKRGMHFVLPETAALTSANVTAAGLLKMPPAQLSSIAAPRGGEAILVGQLVWDDKDLGWTTQWRMAWRGRDYTWRFRGVTFDEAFRRGIGGAAQVLSGNGDPGRSK, from the coding sequence ATGGCTGCCTTGCTTGAGACGAAACGCAATCCGATCGCCGCGTTCGCGCGTGGTGTGGTCCGGGTGCTGCTTGCCGCTGCATTGATCTGGTGCAGCGGTGCGATGGCGGGGGCGGACGGCAGCCTCTACCGCGCGCAGACCGTCGTCACCGGCCAGGGCGAGCCGAACCGCATCATCGGCTTCGGTGCATGTCTGGAGGACGTCCTGATCAAGGTGTCAGGTCAGCCGATGCTGGCAAGCGATCGCAGGCTTGCCGCATACAAAGCGAAGGCCAGAGAATTCGTCAGCAGCTTCGACTATCACGACCAGTATGCCGGCAAGCCGCATCATGACGAGCAGGGCACCCGCGACCGGCCGTACGACCTGACGGTGGCTTTCGACCAGAACAAGATCGACGGTCTTCTCGCCAAGCTCGGCCTCAAGCCGTGGCGATCGCAGCGGCCGGCGCTCGGCGTCTTCGTCGAGATGCTGCACGGCCCGAAGGACTTTATCGTCACCTCTGAGGGGACGCAGTCCGATTTGCAGCGCGATGCACTCGCGGCTGCGGCCGGCAAGCGCGGCATGCACTTCGTGCTGCCCGAGACGGCCGCTCTGACGAGCGCCAATGTCACGGCCGCCGGGCTCCTGAAGATGCCGCCCGCACAGCTGAGTTCGATCGCGGCGCCGCGGGGCGGCGAGGCTATCCTGGTCGGACAGCTGGTCTGGGATGACAAGGATCTCGGCTGGACCACGCAATGGCGGATGGCGTGGCGCGGCAGGGACTACACATGGCGGTTTCGCGGCGTCACCTTCGATGAGGCCTTCCGGCGCGGCATCGGCGGCGCCGCGCAGGTGCTGTCCGGCAATGGCGATCCGGGACGATCGAAATGA
- a CDS encoding zinc-dependent alcohol dehydrogenase family protein, translating into MKCYELQGPGGVDALALVDKPVPQAGPGEVLVRLKAATLNYRDLLTVKGGYGSRQKFPLVPVSDGAGIIEAVGAGVRSFAPGNRVIGSFFESWLGGEPSEARMRAALGGSVDGVLTEYRVFPAHALVRTPDHLSDIEAAALPCAGLTAWSAVVKLSDIKPGQTVLTQGTGGVSLFALQFAKMCGARVIATSSSDAKIVRLKQLGADVTLNYKTTPDWGKKARELSGRGVDLVVEVGGVGTLNESIRATKIGGTIAFIGVLAGPASSDTRLPLMVMQQQRLQGVTVGSIEDLQALCDGISMHGVKPVIDKVFAFDQVKDAFAHMASGAHFGKIAIAIG; encoded by the coding sequence GTGAAATGCTATGAGTTGCAAGGCCCCGGCGGCGTCGACGCGCTTGCGCTGGTCGACAAGCCGGTTCCACAGGCCGGCCCCGGCGAGGTCCTGGTGCGGCTGAAGGCGGCAACGCTGAACTATCGCGACCTTCTCACGGTCAAGGGCGGCTATGGCTCGCGCCAGAAATTTCCGCTGGTGCCGGTTTCCGACGGCGCCGGTATCATTGAGGCGGTCGGCGCCGGGGTCAGGAGTTTCGCGCCCGGCAATCGCGTGATCGGCAGCTTCTTCGAAAGCTGGCTCGGCGGCGAGCCCAGCGAGGCGCGGATGCGCGCGGCGCTCGGCGGCAGCGTCGACGGCGTGCTGACCGAATACCGGGTGTTCCCGGCGCACGCGCTGGTGCGCACGCCGGACCATCTCAGCGACATCGAGGCCGCGGCGCTGCCGTGCGCCGGCCTCACGGCGTGGAGCGCGGTGGTCAAGCTCAGCGACATCAAGCCGGGACAGACCGTGCTGACCCAGGGCACCGGCGGCGTCTCGCTGTTCGCGCTGCAATTCGCCAAGATGTGCGGCGCTCGCGTCATCGCGACCTCTTCCAGCGACGCCAAGATCGTGCGGCTGAAGCAGCTCGGCGCCGATGTGACGCTCAACTACAAGACCACGCCCGACTGGGGCAAGAAGGCGCGCGAGCTGAGCGGGCGCGGTGTCGATCTCGTCGTCGAGGTCGGCGGCGTCGGCACGCTGAACGAGTCGATCCGCGCGACGAAAATCGGCGGCACTATCGCCTTCATCGGCGTGCTCGCCGGTCCCGCCTCGTCCGACACCAGGCTGCCGCTGATGGTGATGCAGCAGCAGCGACTGCAAGGCGTCACCGTGGGCTCGATCGAGGATTTGCAGGCGCTGTGCGACGGCATCAGCATGCACGGCGTCAAGCCCGTGATCGACAAGGTGTTCGCGTTCGACCAGGTCAAGGACGCGTTCGCCCACATGGCGAGCGGCGCGCATTTCGGCAAGATCGCGATTGCGATCGGCTGA
- a CDS encoding enoyl-CoA hydratase-related protein, producing MSSVKRERDGKVGILTLNDPASLNAMTPELLGDLARAIGEMGVEPGIRALILTGEGRGFCSGQNLKAFNSLGDNIYTGVMKHYWPAMQALRECRMPVVVAVNGVAAGGGFSLAMSGDIILAARSASFIQVFSRIGLVPDLGSTWLLPRLVGRQRALDLMLLNEPLSAERAKEWGLVRDVVDDARLLDEAKALAARLADGPTRALVATRQLLEESEHASYADQFRREIELQMVIRESADAQEGRKALVEKRKARFTGR from the coding sequence ATGAGCAGTGTGAAGCGTGAACGGGACGGCAAGGTCGGCATTCTGACGCTGAACGATCCCGCCAGCCTGAACGCCATGACGCCGGAACTGCTCGGCGATCTCGCACGCGCCATAGGCGAGATGGGCGTCGAGCCCGGCATCCGCGCGCTGATCCTGACCGGGGAGGGACGCGGCTTCTGCTCCGGGCAGAATCTCAAGGCGTTCAACTCGCTCGGCGACAACATCTATACCGGCGTGATGAAGCACTATTGGCCGGCGATGCAGGCCTTGCGCGAGTGCCGGATGCCGGTGGTGGTCGCGGTCAACGGCGTCGCGGCCGGCGGCGGCTTCAGCCTTGCGATGTCCGGCGACATCATCCTGGCCGCGCGCTCGGCGAGCTTCATCCAGGTGTTCAGCCGGATCGGCCTGGTGCCCGATCTCGGTTCGACCTGGCTCTTGCCGCGGCTGGTCGGGCGCCAGCGCGCGCTCGACCTGATGCTGCTGAACGAGCCATTGTCGGCCGAGCGGGCCAAGGAGTGGGGATTGGTGCGCGACGTGGTCGATGACGCAAGGCTGCTCGACGAGGCGAAAGCGCTTGCAGCCCGCCTCGCCGATGGCCCGACGCGCGCGCTGGTCGCAACGCGGCAGCTGCTCGAGGAGAGCGAGCACGCAAGCTACGCCGATCAGTTCCGCCGCGAAATCGAGCTGCAGATGGTGATCCGCGAAAGTGCCGACGCGCAGGAAGGCCGCAAGGCCCTCGTCGAAAAGCGCAAGGCCCGGTTCACGGGACGGTAG